Proteins from a single region of Campylobacter concisus:
- a CDS encoding basic amino acid ABC transporter substrate-binding protein, with translation MSKILKFLMASLVLFLLGCGDDANKKNAVNNAEEASKNVVYKVGSSADYPPFEYLDENNKIVGFEIDLLNEITKKTGIKFDVANMSFDGLISALKTGKIDIAISGMSATDERRKSVDFTKPYYFSENLFIRKKGSDVNKDNLKDKKISAQVGTLQEEAAKSITTKSIPAENVAAAIMSLNAGKIDVVLTDSPIGVEYLKQNPDLEEFLRVPDGTEGFAMAFDKGKHTELIKKIDAAIDELQKSGEFDKMLDKYGLKK, from the coding sequence ATGAGTAAAATTTTAAAATTTTTGATGGCAAGTTTGGTTTTGTTTTTACTAGGTTGTGGCGATGATGCTAATAAAAAAAATGCAGTAAATAATGCCGAAGAAGCTAGTAAAAATGTAGTTTATAAAGTTGGCTCTAGCGCTGATTATCCACCTTTTGAATATCTTGATGAAAATAATAAAATTGTTGGCTTTGAGATAGATTTATTAAATGAGATTACCAAAAAAACTGGAATAAAATTTGATGTTGCAAATATGAGCTTTGATGGACTGATATCAGCATTAAAAACCGGTAAAATTGATATTGCTATAAGCGGAATGAGTGCAACTGATGAGAGAAGGAAATCGGTTGATTTTACCAAGCCATATTATTTTTCAGAAAATTTATTTATCCGCAAAAAAGGCTCAGATGTAAATAAAGACAATCTTAAGGATAAGAAAATTTCAGCTCAAGTTGGCACACTTCAAGAAGAAGCAGCCAAAAGCATAACTACTAAGTCGATACCTGCTGAAAATGTAGCAGCTGCCATCATGTCACTAAACGCTGGTAAAATCGACGTTGTACTAACTGATAGTCCGATAGGGGTTGAATATTTAAAACAAAATCCAGATTTAGAAGAATTTTTAAGAGTTCCTGATGGCACGGAAGGATTTGCAATGGCGTTTGATAAAGGCAAACATACTGAGCTTATCAAGAAGATAGACGCAGCGATCGATGAGCTACAAAAATCTGGCGAATTTGACAAAATGCTAGATAAATATGGATTAAAGAAATAA
- a CDS encoding nitronate monooxygenase translates to MELKPLKIGKYEIKYPIFQGGMGLGISWDKLAGNVSLEGGLGIISSVGTGYYENRKFINKELNAKPFGSENFYSTRGLRAIIENARKICGDLPLGVNIMYAANDYARVVKDACEAGINIIVSGAGLPTNLPEFTQNFKEVALVPIISSAKALKIICKRWLQRYDRLPDAVVLEGPLSGGHQGFTYEQCLDPEFSLFNLIPQVKAEIKEWGDFPLIAAGGIWDKNDIEKAISIGADGVQMGTRFIGTHECDADIGFKEVILAAEEKDIELIKSPVGYPARGIRTNLINLVEKRMGPKIQCISNCVSPCQRGKGAKEVGYCIADRLFDSFSGKKETGLFFTGANGYKLKELISVKELMHKLVHGE, encoded by the coding sequence ATGGAGTTAAAGCCATTAAAAATAGGAAAATATGAGATAAAGTATCCGATATTTCAAGGCGGTATGGGACTTGGTATCAGCTGGGACAAACTAGCTGGCAATGTCAGCCTTGAAGGCGGTCTTGGAATAATTAGCTCAGTTGGCACAGGATATTATGAAAATCGTAAATTTATAAATAAAGAGCTAAATGCAAAGCCATTTGGAAGTGAAAATTTCTACTCTACAAGAGGTCTTAGAGCAATTATTGAGAATGCACGAAAAATTTGTGGAGATTTGCCGCTTGGCGTAAATATAATGTATGCTGCAAATGATTACGCAAGAGTGGTAAAAGACGCTTGTGAAGCCGGTATAAATATCATCGTATCAGGTGCTGGACTACCTACTAATTTGCCAGAATTTACACAAAATTTTAAAGAGGTTGCACTAGTTCCTATTATCTCAAGTGCAAAAGCACTAAAGATCATCTGCAAACGTTGGCTACAAAGATATGATCGCTTGCCAGATGCAGTTGTGCTTGAAGGACCACTAAGCGGTGGACACCAAGGTTTTACTTACGAGCAGTGCCTTGATCCTGAGTTTTCGCTATTTAATCTAATCCCACAAGTAAAGGCTGAGATAAAAGAGTGGGGCGACTTTCCGCTCATCGCAGCCGGTGGAATTTGGGATAAAAACGACATAGAAAAGGCGATATCGATAGGCGCAGACGGCGTTCAGATGGGTACACGCTTCATCGGCACTCATGAGTGTGACGCAGATATTGGCTTTAAAGAAGTGATACTAGCAGCCGAGGAAAAGGACATAGAGCTTATAAAAAGTCCAGTTGGCTATCCGGCTCGTGGGATTAGAACAAATTTGATAAATTTGGTAGAAAAAAGGATGGGACCAAAGATCCAGTGTATAAGCAACTGCGTGAGCCCTTGTCAAAGGGGTAAAGGGGCTAAAGAGGTTGGATATTGCATCGCTGATAGGCTGTTTGACTCATTTAGCGGCAAAAAAGAGACCGGGTTATTTTTCACGGGAGCAAACGGATATAAACTAAAAGAGCTAATAAGCGTAAAAGAGCTAATGCACAAGCTGGTACATGGTGAATGA
- the tyrS gene encoding tyrosine--tRNA ligase translates to MQDIAEILQEIKRGVAEIIDFERVENLIKNYYEKGENFYVKAGFDPTAPDLHLGHTVVLNKMALLQKHGAIVQFLIGDFTAQIGDPTGKSATRKKLDQETVLKNAKTYEEQVFKILDPKKTVIMFNSKWSNELGAAGMIELTSTFSVARMLERDDFEKRIKSGSPISICEFMYPLLQGYDSVAMKCDIEMGGTDQKFNLLMGRTLQRIYNVGKEQAVIMMPLLEGLDGVNKMSKSLGNYIGVTENANDMFAKTLSISDELMWRWYELLSTKSLGEIENLMNDVKNGKYHPKKAKEDLAYEITARYHGEEAAKAAMAEFNSVHSQNQLPTDIKEFSLKAPVWIVEALSQCELSESNSQARRDIKANAVSINQEKISDEQLKLEAGEYILQVGKRKFAKVKVE, encoded by the coding sequence ATGCAAGATATAGCTGAAATTTTACAAGAGATAAAACGCGGTGTTGCCGAGATTATTGACTTTGAAAGAGTTGAGAATTTAATAAAAAACTATTATGAAAAAGGTGAAAATTTCTATGTAAAGGCTGGCTTTGATCCAACTGCTCCAGACCTTCACTTGGGACACACAGTCGTTTTAAACAAGATGGCACTTCTTCAAAAACATGGCGCGATCGTGCAGTTTTTAATAGGCGATTTTACCGCTCAAATAGGCGATCCAACCGGCAAATCAGCCACCAGAAAGAAGCTAGATCAAGAGACGGTTTTAAAAAACGCTAAAACCTATGAAGAGCAAGTTTTTAAAATTTTAGACCCAAAAAAGACTGTGATCATGTTTAACTCAAAATGGTCAAATGAGCTTGGAGCTGCTGGAATGATAGAGCTAACTAGCACATTTTCAGTCGCTAGAATGCTAGAGCGCGATGATTTTGAAAAAAGGATAAAATCTGGTAGTCCAATTTCAATTTGTGAATTTATGTATCCACTTCTTCAAGGTTATGATAGCGTTGCGATGAAGTGCGATATCGAGATGGGCGGTACGGATCAGAAATTTAACCTTCTAATGGGCAGAACTTTGCAGAGAATTTATAACGTCGGCAAAGAGCAAGCTGTCATCATGATGCCACTTCTTGAGGGGCTTGATGGTGTAAATAAGATGAGCAAAAGTCTTGGAAACTACATCGGCGTAACTGAAAACGCAAATGATATGTTTGCAAAAACGCTTAGTATAAGCGATGAGCTAATGTGGCGTTGGTACGAGCTTTTAAGCACAAAAAGCCTTGGCGAGATAGAAAATTTAATGAACGATGTAAAAAACGGCAAGTATCATCCAAAAAAAGCAAAAGAGGACCTTGCGTACGAGATAACAGCAAGGTATCACGGTGAGGAGGCTGCAAAAGCTGCGATGGCTGAGTTTAATAGCGTACACTCTCAAAATCAGCTCCCAACTGATATCAAAGAATTTAGCTTAAAAGCACCAGTTTGGATCGTGGAAGCTTTATCGCAGTGTGAATTAAGTGAGTCAAATTCTCAAGCAAGACGCGACATAAAGGCAAATGCGGTTAGCATTAATCAAGAAAAGATCAGTGATGAGCAGTTAAAATTAGAGGCAGGTGAATATATCTTGCAAGTAGGAAAGCGTAAATTTGCAAAAGTAAAGGTTGAATAG
- the putP gene encoding sodium/proline symporter PutP, with the protein MSFGSYLAIAIYFGFLLFIGRYFYDKNASMNEYLLDNRRMGPVVTALSAGASDMSGWMLLGVPGALYATGIANVWMIIGLIIGAYCNYLFLAKRLRIYTEVASDSITIPDFLENRFKDRTKILRIISGLIILIFFTLYVSSGIIAGGKTFESFFGLKFAYGAVFTLVIVVFYTFFGGFKAVSITDAFQGLLMFCVLVSIPVVAYLNLDLPSDTNLIKEISKLDTNHLNPFRDQTFWGILGLMAWGFGYFGQPHIIVRFMAIRDSKELAKARRIGIGWMSIGLLGAIMSGLIGFVYFSQRGGLSDPETVFLKLGELLFPPFFIGIIISAVLSAIMSTISSQLLVTSSSVTKDFIFAFYKKEISQNTQTAISRYAVVVVAIVATILAFISTDNVLNVVGNAWAGFGASFGPVLLFSLYWKRMSALGALAGMIAGGATVIFWITSGLNAYVYEILPGIIASCIAIISVSIWGDAINKMTSEPHEQVIKDEFEKMKTRL; encoded by the coding sequence ATGAGCTTTGGGTCTTATTTAGCCATCGCCATCTATTTTGGCTTTTTGCTCTTTATCGGACGATATTTCTACGATAAAAACGCAAGTATGAACGAGTATCTGCTAGATAACCGTCGAATGGGTCCAGTAGTTACTGCACTTAGTGCTGGTGCTTCTGATATGAGTGGTTGGATGCTACTTGGCGTGCCCGGAGCCTTATACGCAACTGGTATAGCAAATGTGTGGATGATAATTGGTCTTATCATTGGAGCTTACTGCAACTATCTATTTTTAGCAAAGAGGCTTAGAATTTATACTGAAGTTGCGAGTGATAGTATCACGATACCAGACTTTTTAGAAAATCGCTTTAAAGATAGGACTAAAATTTTAAGAATCATCTCTGGTCTTATCATTTTAATCTTTTTCACGCTTTATGTAAGTAGCGGCATCATCGCTGGCGGAAAGACATTTGAGAGCTTTTTTGGTTTAAAATTTGCCTACGGAGCGGTCTTCACACTTGTTATCGTGGTCTTTTACACATTTTTTGGTGGATTTAAAGCAGTTAGTATAACTGATGCATTTCAGGGGCTTTTGATGTTTTGTGTCCTAGTCTCGATCCCAGTCGTGGCATATCTAAATTTAGACTTGCCAAGCGATACAAATTTGATAAAGGAGATAAGCAAGCTTGATACAAATCACCTAAATCCATTTAGAGATCAAACTTTTTGGGGAATTTTAGGACTTATGGCTTGGGGATTTGGCTATTTTGGACAGCCACACATCATTGTTAGATTTATGGCGATACGCGATTCAAAAGAGCTTGCTAAAGCAAGAAGAATCGGCATTGGATGGATGAGCATTGGGTTGCTTGGTGCGATTATGAGCGGACTTATTGGCTTTGTCTACTTTAGTCAAAGAGGCGGGCTTAGTGATCCTGAGACGGTGTTTCTAAAGCTTGGTGAGCTACTTTTCCCACCATTTTTTATAGGTATTATCATCTCAGCTGTGCTTTCAGCGATAATGAGTACTATCTCAAGTCAGCTTTTAGTTACATCTAGCTCGGTAACAAAGGACTTTATCTTTGCATTCTATAAAAAAGAGATTAGTCAAAATACACAAACGGCGATCAGTCGCTATGCTGTCGTAGTAGTGGCCATAGTTGCTACCATACTTGCCTTTATCTCGACAGATAATGTTCTAAACGTCGTTGGCAACGCTTGGGCCGGATTTGGTGCGAGCTTTGGACCAGTGCTACTTTTTAGCCTTTACTGGAAGCGCATGAGTGCACTTGGAGCATTAGCCGGTATGATAGCTGGAGGTGCGACCGTAATATTTTGGATCACTTCAGGACTAAACGCTTATGTTTATGAAATTTTGCCTGGCATCATAGCTTCTTGCATAGCGATCATTAGCGTAAGTATCTGGGGAGATGCGATAAATAAAATGACGAGCGAACCTCACGAGCAAGTCATAAAAGATGAATTTGAAAAGATGAAAACAAGGCTTTAA
- a CDS encoding amino acid ABC transporter ATP-binding protein, translated as MIEIKNLNKSYGDLRVLNDISVDIKKGEVIAIIGPSGGGKSTFLRCINRLEDPDSGHIKINGEDILDKKSDINKIRQKVSMVFQHFNLFANKNVLQNLTLAPIKAGILDKASAEKRADELLRSVGLSDKKFAYPHKLSGGQKQRIAIARSLAMDPEVILFDEPTSALDPEMIGEVLDIMKDVAARGITMLVVTHEMGFARNVANRIFFMDKGKIAVDDTPKNVFTNPQHERLQEFLGKILNH; from the coding sequence ATGATTGAGATTAAAAATTTAAACAAAAGTTATGGCGATTTGCGAGTTTTAAATGATATTAGCGTAGATATAAAAAAAGGTGAAGTTATTGCGATAATTGGTCCAAGCGGTGGTGGCAAAAGTACATTTTTACGCTGCATAAACCGCCTTGAGGATCCAGATAGTGGACACATAAAGATAAATGGCGAAGATATTTTAGATAAAAAATCAGATATAAATAAAATTCGCCAAAAAGTGAGCATGGTTTTTCAGCACTTTAATCTTTTTGCAAATAAAAACGTCTTGCAAAATTTAACTCTAGCTCCGATAAAAGCGGGAATTTTAGATAAAGCAAGTGCAGAAAAAAGAGCCGATGAGTTGCTAAGAAGTGTTGGGCTAAGTGATAAGAAATTTGCCTATCCGCACAAGCTTTCAGGCGGACAGAAGCAACGTATCGCGATCGCTAGAAGCCTAGCAATGGATCCAGAGGTGATACTATTTGACGAGCCGACAAGTGCGCTTGATCCTGAGATGATCGGAGAGGTGCTTGATATTATGAAAGATGTTGCTGCAAGGGGCATAACGATGCTTGTGGTGACCCATGAGATGGGCTTTGCAAGAAACGTGGCAAATAGAATTTTCTTTATGGATAAAGGCAAGATAGCAGTTGATGACACACCAAAAAATGTCTTTACAAATCCACAGCACGAGCGTCTGCAAGAGTTTTTAGGCAAAATTTTAAATCATTAA
- a CDS encoding amino acid ABC transporter permease: MKAQNLAKFLFFMIIVSLGAYFFYPRDLSEAQEIAYIKSYGVTLGLTIGGIVIGITLGFTLAFIKFLNIKVLNFIIDEYIDILRGTPVILQLLIFSVVIFATWSDNFYVALIALGLNSSAYVAEIVRSGINSVDKGQMEAARAMGLNYYVSMREIVFPQATKNILPALANEFISLFKETSVVGYISVVDITMQSKSLQAVFYSPEPVIFTGIVYYVSVKFFTLLTKLLERRLNRHD; encoded by the coding sequence TTGAAGGCTCAAAATTTAGCTAAATTTCTATTTTTTATGATAATCGTCTCACTTGGAGCATATTTTTTCTATCCAAGAGATCTTAGTGAGGCTCAAGAGATCGCTTATATCAAAAGTTATGGAGTGACTTTAGGGCTTACTATAGGCGGTATTGTCATAGGCATAACACTTGGATTTACCTTGGCGTTTATTAAATTTTTAAATATTAAAGTCTTAAATTTTATAATTGATGAATATATCGATATCTTACGTGGAACACCTGTAATACTTCAACTTTTAATATTTTCAGTTGTCATTTTTGCCACATGGAGTGATAATTTTTATGTAGCTCTCATCGCACTTGGACTAAATAGCTCTGCTTATGTGGCCGAGATCGTGCGAAGTGGCATAAACAGCGTGGATAAAGGACAAATGGAAGCGGCTCGTGCGATGGGCCTAAACTACTATGTTTCGATGCGCGAGATAGTTTTTCCACAAGCTACGAAAAATATCTTACCAGCTCTTGCAAATGAGTTTATATCGCTATTTAAAGAGACATCAGTCGTTGGCTACATAAGCGTCGTTGATATCACGATGCAAAGTAAGAGCTTGCAAGCGGTCTTTTACAGCCCAGAGCCAGTCATTTTTACGGGCATTGTCTATTATGTGAGTGTTAAATTTTTTACACTTTTGACAAAACTACTTGAGAGGAGATTAAACCGCCATGATTGA
- the mnmC gene encoding bifunctional tRNA (5-methylaminomethyl-2-thiouridine)(34)-methyltransferase MnmD/FAD-dependent 5-carboxymethylaminomethyl-2-thiouridine(34) oxidoreductase MnmC yields MKNANLSFKGQIPFNEEFGDIYFNTDKPLLESEFVFASALDEIWQSKDSFIIAETGFGAGLNFFTLCKKFKNSSKKLHFVSIEKSPIKKDDLLKIYENLGIFKAYAKKLVSLYPPLIEGIHRINFTPNITLDLCYGEAKEILPELDFNADIWFLDGFAPSKNGSIWSEEIFREIARLSRVGTIARTYSCAKIVKDGLKGAGFLLSLKEGYARKRQMSSAVLEKKDENLKDAWFARCEPLSKPKGKTALIIGAGVAGLATAGELAKNGLKVVIAEAKGEVATNGSGNHCGALMPLVTKPGVNLGRMHLNAFLQAVRFYKATLPESLIKFNGCIDYAFDDELIKRYGSWQDQSVENIFKFDESLKPYPGMFIKDGAYARPREICKFLSSSFEILFNHEYESRAHLHNGKISVKFKNKKSLEADILVFCTGSKSSEIFKGYDMQISSVRGQVTHLKPVLKNAMPLSAKGYICPAVKGVQVIGATYARNEICDTPKDEDNAKNLSDVGEFFDIKKATIIGSRVGYRSYSGDRFPIIGALHDEEFYKQNYKGLFWSKNKDNNPKASYEKNVFVNFAHGSRGLGTAILGANLIMDLVLARPLCIERSLFHELHPARFLIRKLKRGLKL; encoded by the coding sequence ATGAAAAATGCAAATTTAAGCTTTAAAGGGCAAATTCCATTTAACGAGGAGTTTGGCGATATCTATTTCAATACCGATAAACCTTTGCTTGAGAGTGAATTTGTCTTTGCAAGCGCACTTGATGAAATTTGGCAGAGTAAAGACAGCTTCATCATCGCTGAGACTGGCTTTGGTGCTGGGCTAAATTTCTTCACACTTTGTAAGAAATTTAAAAATAGCTCTAAAAAACTTCACTTTGTTAGCATCGAAAAAAGTCCTATTAAAAAAGATGATCTTTTAAAAATTTATGAAAATTTAGGCATTTTTAAAGCTTATGCCAAAAAGCTGGTTTCACTCTATCCGCCACTTATTGAGGGCATACACCGTATAAATTTTACTCCAAATATCACACTTGATCTTTGCTACGGCGAGGCTAAAGAAATTTTACCCGAGCTTGATTTTAACGCTGACATCTGGTTTCTAGACGGCTTTGCTCCAAGTAAAAATGGCTCGATTTGGAGCGAAGAAATTTTTAGAGAGATCGCAAGACTAAGCAGGGTTGGTACTATTGCTAGAACCTACTCGTGTGCAAAAATAGTAAAAGACGGGCTAAAGGGCGCTGGCTTTTTGCTAAGCTTAAAAGAGGGATACGCTAGAAAACGTCAGATGAGTAGCGCCGTGCTAGAGAAAAAGGATGAAAATTTAAAGGATGCTTGGTTTGCGAGATGCGAACCACTGTCTAAGCCAAAAGGCAAAACAGCACTTATCATAGGAGCTGGCGTGGCTGGACTTGCAACAGCTGGCGAACTAGCCAAAAATGGCCTTAAGGTGGTGATCGCCGAGGCAAAGGGCGAAGTGGCTACAAATGGCTCAGGCAATCACTGTGGTGCTTTGATGCCACTAGTTACAAAGCCCGGGGTAAATTTAGGCCGCATGCATTTAAACGCATTTTTGCAAGCAGTGAGATTTTACAAGGCGACTTTGCCAGAAAGCCTTATCAAATTTAATGGCTGCATCGACTACGCATTTGACGATGAACTTATTAAAAGATATGGCTCGTGGCAGGATCAAAGCGTAGAGAATATTTTTAAATTTGATGAGAGCTTAAAGCCATATCCTGGGATGTTTATAAAAGACGGCGCTTACGCTAGACCAAGAGAAATTTGTAAATTTTTATCAAGCAGTTTTGAAATTTTATTTAATCACGAGTATGAGAGTAGGGCGCATCTACATAACGGCAAGATAAGCGTTAAATTTAAAAATAAAAAAAGCTTGGAGGCTGACATCTTGGTCTTTTGCACTGGCAGTAAGAGCAGTGAAATTTTTAAGGGCTACGACATGCAAATAAGCAGTGTCCGAGGCCAAGTCACGCACCTAAAACCAGTGCTAAAAAATGCCATGCCGCTAAGCGCAAAAGGCTACATTTGTCCAGCCGTCAAAGGTGTGCAAGTTATCGGCGCTACTTATGCCAGAAATGAAATTTGCGATACGCCAAAAGACGAAGATAACGCTAAAAATTTAAGCGATGTAGGCGAGTTTTTCGACATCAAAAAAGCCACCATTATCGGCTCACGTGTAGGCTATAGAAGCTATAGCGGAGATAGGTTTCCGATAATTGGCGCCTTACATGACGAAGAATTTTACAAGCAAAACTACAAAGGGTTATTTTGGAGTAAAAATAAAGATAACAATCCAAAAGCAAGCTACGAAAAAAATGTTTTTGTAAATTTTGCTCACGGCTCGCGAGGTCTTGGCACAGCGATACTTGGAGCAAATTTGATAATGGATCTTGTGCTTGCTCGCCCACTTTGTATAGAAAGATCGCTATTTCACGAGCTTCATCCAGCTAGATTTTTGATAAGAAAACTAAAAAGGGGATTAAAACTTTAA
- a CDS encoding N-acetylmuramoyl-L-alanine amidase family protein has protein sequence MKRAIILFFIVCNFLFASTNSEIFVKFDKNFASSSRSAKIKFHNDIKDIYVDAIIKNDKNIKKQALTRLITSSKSLGFDSSGYIKDLNALNGVKSASTPSTTTLTLLSATKVNDTLVLKFNTKIDTAKLKTSFLKQQNTYKNIMDIDGRLNGNPLTYKNFISDYIHISQYDKNTVRVIFSDKAQKTIKANATGDLLIISAQNFISNENVKAPLHKTKNKNEEVPHKEPEPNLKPQPAQSEPVAAPLPPVATGKFSRNKTIVIDPGHGGTDPGAVNGKLQEKTAVLGVAKKLGDILKARGYKVYFTRSTDVFINLRTRTKFANDKMADLFVSIHANAAPNATKAKSMHGIETFFLSPARSERSKNAAALENKSDIEEMNYFSQQTFLNVLNREKIIASNKLGIDIQKEILASARKVYAASDGSVREAPFWVLVGALMPAVLVEIGYITHPVEGEKLFNDAYQNALANGIANGIDGYFAKNR, from the coding sequence ATGAAACGAGCGATAATCCTCTTTTTTATTGTTTGTAATTTCCTTTTTGCCTCGACAAATTCTGAGATATTTGTAAAATTTGATAAAAATTTTGCCAGTTCAAGCAGAAGTGCAAAGATTAAATTTCACAACGATATAAAAGATATCTATGTCGACGCGATCATCAAAAATGACAAAAATATAAAAAAACAAGCGCTCACAAGACTCATAACCAGCTCAAAATCGCTTGGTTTTGACTCAAGTGGGTATATAAAAGATCTAAATGCACTAAATGGCGTAAAGAGCGCCAGTACGCCTAGTACTACTACTTTGACGCTGCTTAGTGCAACCAAGGTAAATGACACTTTAGTACTTAAGTTTAATACAAAAATTGATACTGCAAAATTAAAAACATCCTTTTTAAAGCAACAAAATACATATAAAAACATTATGGATATTGACGGTAGACTAAATGGTAATCCGCTAACTTATAAAAATTTCATATCTGATTATATTCATATCTCGCAGTATGATAAAAACACTGTTAGAGTTATTTTTTCTGATAAGGCCCAAAAGACTATAAAAGCAAATGCAACAGGTGATCTGCTTATAATCAGCGCTCAAAATTTTATCTCAAATGAAAATGTAAAAGCACCACTTCATAAAACTAAAAACAAAAATGAAGAAGTGCCACACAAAGAGCCTGAGCCAAATTTAAAGCCGCAGCCTGCACAAAGTGAGCCAGTGGCAGCACCTTTGCCACCAGTTGCGACTGGTAAATTTTCACGCAACAAAACGATCGTCATCGATCCAGGTCATGGTGGCACTGATCCAGGCGCAGTAAATGGCAAGCTTCAGGAAAAAACTGCGGTTTTAGGTGTAGCCAAAAAGCTTGGCGACATACTAAAAGCGCGTGGCTACAAGGTTTATTTTACTAGATCAACCGATGTCTTTATAAATTTAAGAACAAGAACAAAATTTGCAAACGATAAGATGGCTGATCTATTTGTTTCCATTCACGCAAATGCCGCTCCAAATGCCACAAAGGCAAAGAGTATGCACGGCATTGAGACATTTTTCTTATCGCCTGCAAGAAGCGAACGTAGTAAAAACGCGGCTGCGCTTGAGAATAAATCAGATATCGAAGAGATGAATTACTTTTCACAGCAGACATTTCTAAATGTGCTAAATCGCGAGAAGATCATCGCGTCAAATAAGCTTGGTATCGATATCCAAAAAGAAATTTTAGCAAGTGCTAGAAAGGTCTATGCTGCAAGTGACGGTAGTGTAAGGGAAGCGCCGTTTTGGGTACTCGTAGGCGCTCTTATGCCAGCAGTTCTTGTTGAGATCGGCTATATCACGCATCCAGTTGAGGGCGAAAAGCTCTTTAATGATGCCTATCAAAATGCCCTTGCAAACGGCATAGCAAACGGTATAGATGGATATTTCGCAAAAAATAGATGA